Within Candidatus Hydrogenedentota bacterium, the genomic segment CCCACATTCACCTCGCCCGTTTCGTCCGCGAGGTACCCTTGAACCCGCATGCCGGTGGCCGGGTCGATAAGCTGTCCCAACGCGTTCAACGTGAAGGAACCATCGCGCGTGTAGTACAGGCCCGAACCATCGCTCAACACAAAGAAGCCCGTTCCCTGTATCGCCAGGTCCGAGTTGTTTCCCGTGGTCTGCAGCGAACCTTGCGTATGGATCGTATCAATCGTGGCGACTTGCACGCCCAAACCGACCTGTACCGGGTTCGAGCCGCCAAAGCCGTCCACGGGGCCGCGGCCCCCTTCCAGTGTCTGCGAAAACAGGTCCTGAAACAGGGCTCGCGCCGCGCGATACCCGGGCGTATTGACGTTCGCGATGTTGGCAGCGATGACATCCATGCGCCGCTGATGTGTCTGCAGGCCTGTCACGCCAGTGTAAATTGCTGTACCCATTTCACATACCCTCCTGCTGCTGCGCCGCGTCAATCAATCGGCAGCGCGAGAGCCTCCCCTGAAGGGTCCGGCTCCTATCCTTAACTGCGTTACACCCGCCCCGGGCTGGAAGCCACGAGCACGGCACTGTCAATATTGGTGAATACGGCGTCCCCGAGTTCCGAACGGGGAACAGCCGTGATAACGGTCCGATTGGCGACGCTCACCACGAACGCCGCATCTTCGGTAAGGAGTAAGGTCTCTCGAGACCCCTTGGCGGCCGCTCGTTCGACGCCCTGCTGCAACGCCGTCTTCTCCGTGTCCGACAGTGTGATATTGCGGTCACGAAGCCGTTGCGCCGCGTGCGCAGAGAACCGCAGCGCGGATTGCGCGCGCTGGACGCGGGCCAGGATATCCGAGAACGATGTTTGCGAGACAGTGGATGCCGGCGCAGGCGTCTGCGCCCTCGCCCCGATGTCCTGCACAGGTGTGAGTTGTACGTGCTCGATCATGGCGGTCACCCTACACTGAGAACGCCCGCCATCGAGAGCAACTTTCCATCCACAGTCAGATAAACCAGGCTTCCGTCCAGGTGAACGGTTTCCACGGTTCCCTGCACCAGGTTGCCTTCATCATCTATGCCGGTGACCTCGTGTCCCACGAGGCTGCTGGCGGAAATGAAGTTCAACTGGTCGAAGTTGCCGCTGAGCGTTTCAAAACTCTCGTTAAGATTGTTCATCTGCTCGAGCGAGGCAAACTGCGCCAGTTGCGCCACCATTTCCGTGTTGTCCACGGGATTCAAGGGGTCCTGGTGCTGCATTTCGAGCACCAGAAGCTGCAAGAAAGCGTCGCGATCGAGGTCGTTTGTCATTTCGTACGCGACCTCGGCGCTATCGCTTTTTTTCACCAAACCGGCCTGTTTCAACACGTATGCCACTCGCGCGTCGGACATCGACTGCAATTTTCCGGCGACCTCCTCGCGCGCGATGCGCGTCGAACTCAGGTCGCCCGCGAAATTGTCCCGAATGGCTACAAGCGCGTTCATATGCTCCTCCTTTCCTTAGCACCGGCGTCATTGAGCCTGACACGGCATAAGACAGGCAGGTCCCCGTTCATGCGTAGAGACTCAACAACCCTTCGTGATAGGCCGTGCGCGCCCGGCGTCCGTCAGATGCCGTCTGCGCGTTACCATAAGATTTGTTCCAGAACTCCGGGCTACGGGATCCATAATGCGCATTTCCGTCGGCAGTCCCCTTACCGGTGAGATTTGCATAGCCGCCGGATGCTCCGCCGTCCGGGGAAACCGTTACGCGAACCACATTGACTCCATCGCGCGCAAGCGCGTTTCGGAGTCCCTCCGAACCATTCTCCATCGCATCGCGTACGGACGGATTACCCGATACCAGACGCAAATGGAGTTCATCGCGAACGGAAACGATTTCGACACGGACTTCGCCAAGAGATTCCGGCGCCAATCGTACCCGGAGCGATTTTTCGCCCTCGGACACAAGGTAACGGACGCTCTTGACGGCCAACTCCGTCATCGAGTCCCGTAACGCGAGTTCACGCGGAACAGCGTATTCTGCAACGTCTCCGGCAGCGTGGACTATGCCCAAGTCCCGAGACGCGCCCGGCGTTGGCTGCGAGGACGCCGCAACCAGCGGCGTCTCGTGAAGCACCCGTTGCGTCCCGGCATGCGGCATCTCGAGGGCAGAGCGCGCTACGGGAGGTTCCTCCGCGGCCTTCTCAGTGTCGAGGTAACAGGCCAGAAACTCCCCAACCTTCGAGGAAGGCGCCGGTGCGCTCTGGGATTCGGAGAGCCCGCCGGATGCTGGCTGGCTACCCTCTTCAGACGCTTGTCCGTGCTGTCTGTGTTGGAGGCCCGGGACCGCATCGTGGGCAACCGTGGCCGTACGCGGCCCCGTCACGTGAACTGAAACCGCGCCGGGATTCGTGCTCGTTTCGGCCGTCCCAGACCCTGTTTCTACCGCAAGAACCTCGAGCTTCACGCCCTCCGGAGTCAGACAGGCAAACGCTTCCCGCGCCGCCGTTGACCCGGTCTGGGCACTCGATGCTGCATCAGGCGCGCATGCAGGCGCTTGTGATCCCGCAAGCCCCTCGCCATCGCTCGCGGGCGGAGGCCCGCCCCGCGCGATCGGGGAAGCCGTCCCAACGGCGCCCCTGTCGGCGGCGGCTTGAGACAGGACGGGAACGGCGCTGTCCGGGTCCTCAGTCGTCGGGGCCGGAACATTCGCCTGCGCCGCGGTCTCGGGTTCGGCAGGGGGGGGATGAGCGGTCATCGGCGGCAACTGAGCGGCGAGTGAAGGCTCTCCCCCACTCGCTTCCTCGGTTCCTCCGAGCGCACCGGACGCCCCCGCCAGGGACCACGCCTCTTTCAGAGGAACCCTGTCGCCTTGGCTGTGCTCGACGACGCGATATGCCGCCGTGCTTTGTAGCCGCGGGGCAGGCGTCTCAGGATCTTCCGAATCAGCAGTCCCGCCGCTCAACAGCTTTGCCTGGCTGCAAAGCGCCGGCTGCAGTTCCTGCACGAACGGAAAACAGCATACCCGACCGTTCTGAGCGTCCTCCGGGTCGGCCGTCTCACCATCGGGTACGGCTTCATCAGCCTCAGGCGCCAAATGAACGGACTGCGCCCCAGGCGGAGATAGCACCATGCCGCCCGGCGGAACAGCAGAAGGCTCGAACTCCAAGAGGAGCCTCCCGTCCGGCAGGATCAGCACGGGCTTGCCAAGAACCTTGGCAACAGCCAGCGCAGCCTCTTGCGCAAGAACAAGGGCAAACGGCTGTCCTTGTCCGGCAACGGCCGGAGCATTCTGCTCGGGAGCAACGCCACCGGGCTCGTGCAAACCCTGCCCTGCCTGAAGCAGTTGCATTAGTACTGGTGAAATACCCACACGATTCACCTCCTTTCATGCGAGATACGGCGCCTCTCGCTGCCCCTTAACACAAGAGGCGCACGAGAAACGC encodes:
- a CDS encoding TIGR02530 family flagellar biosynthesis protein, with the protein product MIEHVQLTPVQDIGARAQTPAPASTVSQTSFSDILARVQRAQSALRFSAHAAQRLRDRNITLSDTEKTALQQGVERAAAKGSRETLLLTEDAAFVVSVANRTVITAVPRSELGDAVFTNIDSAVLVASSPGRV
- a CDS encoding flagellar hook capping FlgD N-terminal domain-containing protein, producing the protein MNALVAIRDNFAGDLSSTRIAREEVAGKLQSMSDARVAYVLKQAGLVKKSDSAEVAYEMTNDLDRDAFLQLLVLEMQHQDPLNPVDNTEMVAQLAQFASLEQMNNLNESFETLSGNFDQLNFISASSLVGHEVTGIDDEGNLVQGTVETVHLDGSLVYLTVDGKLLSMAGVLSVG
- a CDS encoding flagellar hook-length control protein FliK, whose protein sequence is MGISPVLMQLLQAGQGLHEPGGVAPEQNAPAVAGQGQPFALVLAQEAALAVAKVLGKPVLILPDGRLLLEFEPSAVPPGGMVLSPPGAQSVHLAPEADEAVPDGETADPEDAQNGRVCCFPFVQELQPALCSQAKLLSGGTADSEDPETPAPRLQSTAAYRVVEHSQGDRVPLKEAWSLAGASGALGGTEEASGGEPSLAAQLPPMTAHPPPAEPETAAQANVPAPTTEDPDSAVPVLSQAAADRGAVGTASPIARGGPPPASDGEGLAGSQAPACAPDAASSAQTGSTAAREAFACLTPEGVKLEVLAVETGSGTAETSTNPGAVSVHVTGPRTATVAHDAVPGLQHRQHGQASEEGSQPASGGLSESQSAPAPSSKVGEFLACYLDTEKAAEEPPVARSALEMPHAGTQRVLHETPLVAASSQPTPGASRDLGIVHAAGDVAEYAVPRELALRDSMTELAVKSVRYLVSEGEKSLRVRLAPESLGEVRVEIVSVRDELHLRLVSGNPSVRDAMENGSEGLRNALARDGVNVVRVTVSPDGGASGGYANLTGKGTADGNAHYGSRSPEFWNKSYGNAQTASDGRRARTAYHEGLLSLYA